One window from the genome of Roseisolibacter agri encodes:
- a CDS encoding Spy/CpxP family protein refolding chaperone, which yields MRSLALRALSLGTALTLGAAVLSAQAPAQRPQPRRGAQQQPQAAGDRVGRAAGLLFRDITLTDAQRTRVREVQQRYAEQRRELASEARAMAPKRARSDSAARGERQRPDSATRVATRAQREQLRARMQQLTDRQFADLRTVLEPSQQAAFDRNVSELKQRMAQRGQARGDRGVRGPKARFGGAAVRPGAALRRGA from the coding sequence ATGCGTTCACTCGCCCTTCGCGCCCTCTCCCTCGGCACCGCGCTCACGCTCGGAGCCGCCGTCCTCTCCGCCCAGGCACCGGCGCAGCGCCCGCAGCCGCGCCGGGGCGCGCAGCAGCAGCCCCAGGCCGCTGGCGACCGTGTGGGTCGCGCCGCCGGCCTCCTCTTCCGCGACATCACCCTCACCGACGCCCAGCGCACCCGCGTGCGCGAGGTCCAGCAGCGCTACGCAGAGCAGCGCCGCGAGCTCGCCAGCGAGGCGCGCGCGATGGCGCCGAAGCGCGCGCGGTCCGACTCGGCCGCCCGCGGTGAGCGGCAGCGCCCCGACAGCGCCACGCGCGTCGCAACGCGCGCGCAGCGCGAGCAGCTGCGCGCCCGCATGCAGCAGCTGACCGACCGGCAGTTCGCCGACCTGCGCACGGTCCTGGAGCCGTCGCAGCAGGCGGCGTTCGACCGCAACGTGAGCGAGCTGAAGCAGCGCATGGCGCAGCGCGGGCAGGCGCGCGGCGACCGCGGCGTGCGCGGTCCGAAGGCGCGCTTCGGTGGTGCGGCGGTGCGTCCGGGCGCGGCGCTGCGTCGCGGCGCCTGA